A portion of the Streptomyces sp. NBC_01335 genome contains these proteins:
- a CDS encoding class I SAM-dependent methyltransferase, which translates to MATAPDRSKDAGHGRPPRRTVFGEVAEVYDGGRPGYAEELVTEVLEYADLGGRAALEVGAGTGKATGLFAARGVPVVCVEPDARMAEVLRHNTAAHPQVRVEVGDFEEWDPAGRRFGLLFAATSWHWVNPERRWDLAHSVLEPGGSLALFWNPVAVVDPELFAGLRDIDRFHGVEEPPHDALASRYGPEAGTVDGVEGPGWPVNEIRRDGRFTDLRTVRFRQPMRYDTARYLAFLTSVSAYRVIPERSLAQLLVETGRLLDSRGGAIDMLRINDLVLARTA; encoded by the coding sequence ATGGCCACCGCACCGGATCGCTCCAAGGACGCCGGGCACGGCCGGCCCCCGCGCCGCACGGTTTTCGGCGAGGTCGCCGAGGTGTACGACGGCGGGCGCCCCGGGTACGCCGAGGAGCTGGTCACCGAGGTGCTGGAGTACGCGGACCTGGGCGGCCGTGCGGCGCTGGAGGTCGGGGCGGGCACCGGCAAAGCCACCGGGCTCTTCGCGGCACGCGGTGTGCCGGTCGTGTGCGTCGAGCCGGATGCCCGGATGGCCGAGGTGCTGCGCCACAACACGGCCGCGCATCCCCAGGTGCGGGTGGAGGTGGGCGACTTCGAGGAGTGGGACCCGGCCGGGCGCCGTTTCGGCCTGCTGTTCGCCGCCACCTCCTGGCACTGGGTGAACCCGGAACGCCGCTGGGACTTGGCCCACTCCGTCCTCGAACCCGGCGGCTCGCTGGCCCTGTTCTGGAATCCGGTCGCCGTGGTCGACCCCGAACTGTTCGCCGGACTCCGCGACATCGACCGCTTCCACGGCGTGGAGGAACCCCCGCACGACGCCCTCGCCTCCCGTTACGGCCCGGAGGCCGGCACCGTCGACGGCGTGGAGGGCCCGGGCTGGCCGGTGAACGAGATACGGCGCGACGGGCGCTTCACCGACCTGCGTACGGTGCGCTTCCGGCAGCCCATGCGGTACGACACCGCCCGCTATCTCGCCTTCCTCACCTCGGTCTCCGCCTACCGCGTCATTCCCGAGCGCAGCCTCGCCCAACTCCTGGTCGAAACGGGCCGCTTGCTGGACTCCCGGGGTGGTGCCATCGACATGCTCCGTATCAACGACCTCGTCCTCGCCCGCACCGCCTGA
- the helR gene encoding RNA polymerase recycling motor ATPase HelR, with protein sequence MPSQPSPTAVTTAFALPGRLAAKADPRLIARDEEHFAAVARALEESVAELTAQLAAARRAPGGAGRQAMDRDTEIRRLSARLRTLRRFGLDLCLGRMVGEAEAEAGTEAGARAGAGAESEAGAASGAEADEGPVYVGRLGLTDSTGRRLLLDWRSPAAEPFFGATHANPMGLASRRRYRWTDGRISDYWDEVFTRDGIDGHAALDDQSAFIASLGSHRSPRMRDVLSTIQADQDAIIRAGSRGALVVDGGPGTGKTVVALHRSAYLLHSDPRLGHRRGGVLFVGPHRPYLDYVADVLPSLGEEGVQTCVLRDLVAEGARASVERDPEVARLKASRELVVEAVEAAVRFYEEPPARGMTVTTHWADVRLSAQEWAAAFAAAEPGTPHNEAREQVWDELVTLLVDKHDEDTPTDRITASLAKNHELLAAFDRAWPLLDAADLVGDLWSVPAYLRKCAPWLDADERRLLRREDARAQEWTVSDLPFLDAARQRLGDPEAARRKRRGEALIAAENARMAQTVDALLEADDDGEGVITMLRVGDMREALTDGSALSGGDPDLLAGPFAHIVVDEAQELTDAEWQMLLLRCPSRSFTVVGDRAQARHGFTESWRERLGRIGLDRIELASLSVNYRTPAEIMAEAEPVVRAALPDANVPTSIRSSGVPVTYGLVADLRTVLGDWLDAHPEGTACVIGDPEFRTTSRVRSLTPQLAKGLEFDLVVLVEPESFGTGVAGAVDRYVAMTRATQRLVVLAGA encoded by the coding sequence ATGCCCTCCCAGCCCTCCCCGACCGCCGTCACGACCGCCTTCGCTCTCCCCGGCCGGCTCGCCGCGAAAGCCGACCCCCGGCTGATCGCCCGCGACGAGGAGCACTTCGCGGCCGTCGCGCGGGCTCTGGAGGAGTCGGTCGCCGAGCTGACCGCGCAGCTCGCCGCCGCCCGCAGGGCGCCCGGTGGCGCGGGCCGGCAGGCGATGGACCGGGACACCGAGATCCGCCGCCTCAGCGCCCGCCTGCGCACCCTGCGCCGCTTCGGCCTCGACCTCTGCCTCGGGCGGATGGTCGGCGAGGCAGAGGCGGAGGCAGGGACGGAGGCAGGGGCAAGGGCAGGGGCCGGGGCGGAGTCGGAGGCAGGAGCCGCGTCGGGGGCCGAGGCGGACGAGGGGCCGGTGTACGTCGGACGGCTCGGTCTCACCGACAGCACGGGCCGCCGGCTGCTGCTCGACTGGCGCTCCCCGGCCGCCGAGCCGTTCTTCGGGGCGACCCACGCCAACCCGATGGGCCTGGCCAGCCGCCGCAGATACCGCTGGACCGACGGCCGGATCAGCGACTACTGGGACGAGGTCTTCACCCGCGACGGGATCGACGGGCACGCCGCGCTCGACGACCAGTCCGCCTTCATCGCGAGCCTCGGCTCCCACCGCTCGCCCCGGATGCGGGACGTGCTCTCCACCATCCAGGCCGACCAGGACGCCATCATCCGTGCCGGATCGCGCGGCGCCCTCGTGGTGGACGGCGGCCCGGGTACGGGGAAGACCGTCGTGGCGCTGCACCGTTCCGCGTACCTCCTCCACTCCGACCCGAGGCTCGGCCACCGCCGGGGCGGGGTGCTCTTCGTCGGCCCGCACCGCCCGTACCTGGACTACGTCGCCGACGTCCTGCCCAGCCTCGGGGAGGAGGGCGTCCAGACCTGCGTCCTGCGCGACCTCGTCGCCGAGGGCGCCCGGGCGTCCGTGGAGCGGGACCCGGAGGTGGCGCGGCTGAAGGCGTCCCGGGAGCTGGTGGTCGAGGCGGTCGAGGCGGCCGTCCGGTTCTACGAGGAGCCGCCCGCGCGGGGCATGACGGTCACCACCCACTGGGCCGACGTCCGGCTGAGCGCCCAGGAGTGGGCGGCCGCCTTCGCGGCGGCGGAGCCCGGCACCCCGCACAACGAGGCCCGCGAACAGGTCTGGGACGAGCTCGTCACCCTCCTCGTGGACAAGCACGACGAGGACACCCCGACCGACCGGATCACCGCGTCCCTGGCGAAGAACCACGAACTGCTCGCCGCCTTCGACCGCGCCTGGCCGCTGCTCGACGCCGCCGACCTGGTCGGCGACCTCTGGTCCGTACCCGCCTACCTGCGCAAGTGCGCCCCCTGGCTGGACGCCGACGAACGGCGCCTGCTGCGGCGCGAGGACGCCCGCGCCCAGGAGTGGACCGTCTCCGACCTGCCGTTCCTGGACGCCGCCCGGCAGCGGCTCGGCGACCCGGAGGCCGCGCGCCGCAAGCGCCGGGGCGAGGCGCTGATCGCCGCCGAGAACGCGCGGATGGCCCAGACCGTCGACGCCCTGCTGGAGGCCGACGACGACGGTGAGGGCGTCATCACGATGCTCCGCGTCGGGGACATGCGCGAGGCCCTCACCGACGGGTCGGCGCTCTCCGGCGGCGACCCGGACCTGCTCGCGGGCCCGTTCGCGCACATCGTCGTCGACGAGGCCCAGGAACTCACCGACGCGGAATGGCAGATGCTGCTGCTCCGCTGCCCGTCCCGCAGCTTCACCGTCGTCGGCGACCGCGCCCAGGCCCGCCACGGCTTCACGGAGTCCTGGCGCGAACGGCTCGGGCGGATCGGGCTCGACCGGATCGAACTGGCCTCGCTGAGCGTCAACTACCGCACCCCGGCGGAGATCATGGCCGAGGCCGAACCGGTCGTCCGGGCCGCGCTGCCGGACGCGAACGTGCCGACCTCCATCCGCAGCAGCGGCGTCCCCGTCACGTACGGCCTCGTCGCCGACCTCCGCACGGTCCTCGGCGACTGGCTCGACGCCCACCCGGAGGGAACCGCCTGCGTCATCGGCGACCCGGAGTTCCGTACGACCTCCCGGGTGCGGTCCCTGACCCCCCAGCTGGCCAAGGGGCTTGAGTTCGACCTCGTGGTGCTGGTCGAGCCGGAGTCCTTCGGCACGGGCGTCGCGGGCGCCGTGGACCGCTACGTCGCGATGACCCGGGCGACGCAGCGGCTGGTCGTGCTGGCGGGCGCCTGA
- a CDS encoding subtype B tannase, which yields MKHRAVKRRTVVVGLGSVAGAAAVGGFAANAQAESRSSSRNAGKPGNSGALAFDPSAYTELTTTITTDAGDKEVTYHFWKAITYVSSPVDAEHQSLVVSVPVRIDGKAVDATNAPILFSNSVGGYFPASVATAAGVGEAAMEMGDLGGMGGGTGAPPAGTGTGTGTGTGTPTTGTGAAEAPSGSNDMLNGMGQMVSLSKLGLAAGYVVVEPGCRGRTLTDANGTYFGTAPAAIVDLKAAVRYVRSNQGRIPGNTRRIVSTGTSAGGALSALLGASGDSSLYAPYLKELGAAEASDAVFASGDWCPITDLEHADGAYEWNWGTNTPQSGTLDQAVSKELRAQFAEYQASLRLKGLNGFGPLTARNYDDYLLETYVRPAATTYLKGLAEADRSAYLTANPFITWKNGRAAFTWTDYLTHVGPRKKTAPAFDTFDLSGGENNEFGAGTTEARHFTAYGQRHDTTGLTAGRVDSDVPALLDLMNPMYHLARHNPGRAKHWWIRVGTKDTDTALTVVGNLAATLHGLGDDVDSLMYWDQGHGSNTDAADFITWVARVTGHRK from the coding sequence GTGAAGCACAGGGCAGTGAAACGCAGGACCGTCGTCGTGGGCCTCGGCTCGGTCGCAGGAGCGGCAGCGGTCGGGGGATTCGCCGCGAACGCCCAGGCGGAAAGCCGCAGCTCTTCGCGGAATGCGGGGAAGCCGGGAAATTCGGGGGCCCTGGCCTTCGACCCGAGCGCGTACACCGAGCTGACCACGACCATCACCACCGACGCCGGCGACAAGGAGGTGACCTACCACTTCTGGAAGGCCATCACCTATGTCTCCTCGCCGGTCGACGCCGAGCACCAGAGCCTGGTGGTCAGCGTTCCCGTCAGGATCGACGGCAAGGCCGTCGACGCGACGAACGCGCCGATTCTCTTCTCCAATTCCGTGGGCGGCTACTTCCCCGCGAGCGTGGCCACCGCTGCCGGCGTCGGCGAGGCCGCGATGGAAATGGGCGACCTCGGCGGAATGGGCGGCGGGACGGGCGCTCCCCCGGCCGGTACGGGGACGGGAACAGGGACAGGCACCGGCACCCCGACAACCGGCACCGGCGCCGCCGAAGCGCCCTCCGGCTCGAACGACATGCTGAACGGCATGGGCCAGATGGTCAGCCTCTCCAAGCTGGGCCTGGCAGCCGGGTACGTCGTCGTGGAGCCGGGCTGCCGTGGCCGTACCCTCACCGACGCGAACGGTACGTACTTCGGCACCGCGCCCGCCGCGATCGTGGACCTCAAGGCGGCCGTCCGCTACGTCCGTTCCAACCAGGGCCGCATCCCCGGCAACACCCGCCGCATCGTTTCCACCGGCACCAGCGCGGGTGGCGCGCTCTCGGCGCTCCTCGGCGCTTCCGGGGACAGCTCGCTCTACGCCCCGTACCTCAAGGAGTTGGGCGCGGCCGAGGCGAGCGACGCGGTCTTCGCCAGCGGCGACTGGTGCCCGATCACCGACCTGGAGCACGCCGACGGCGCGTACGAGTGGAACTGGGGCACCAACACCCCGCAGAGCGGCACGCTCGACCAGGCCGTGTCCAAGGAGCTGCGGGCCCAGTTCGCCGAGTATCAGGCGTCCTTGCGTCTGAAGGGCCTGAACGGCTTCGGCCCGCTCACCGCGCGCAACTACGACGACTACCTGCTGGAGACCTACGTCCGGCCGGCCGCGACCACCTACCTCAAGGGCCTCGCCGAGGCGGACCGCTCGGCCTACCTGACGGCCAACCCCTTCATCACGTGGAAGAACGGCCGGGCGGCCTTCACGTGGACGGACTACCTCACCCACGTGGGCCCGCGGAAGAAGACCGCCCCGGCCTTCGACACGTTCGACCTGTCCGGCGGCGAGAACAACGAGTTCGGCGCCGGGACGACCGAGGCCCGCCACTTCACCGCGTACGGGCAGCGCCACGACACCACCGGGCTCACCGCCGGCCGCGTGGACAGCGACGTCCCGGCCCTGCTGGACCTGATGAACCCGATGTACCACCTGGCGCGCCACAACCCCGGCCGTGCGAAGCACTGGTGGATACGCGTGGGCACGAAGGACACCGACACCGCGCTGACCGTCGTCGGCAACCTCGCCGCGACCCTGCACGGCCTCGGCGACGACGTGGACTCGCTGATGTACTGGGACCAGGGGCACGGCTCCAACACCGACGCCGCCGACTTCATCACCTGGGTCGCCCGAGTGACCGGCCACCGGAAGTAG